The following coding sequences lie in one Halorarum halophilum genomic window:
- a CDS encoding DsbA family protein — MRTRRNVLLFGAGTALAGVGVSQTIGGADNAESDDGSSGPPIANVAVHASDSTTSFDIELAGTPIVGSPDAPLDLYYWSDYQCPFCGRVEEDVLPQLLANEIEADTVRMPLLEFPNIGDDSLTAAVASRCVWRQVRDSNPNAFLRWHAAVFDAQGEPNSGWANRENLLEITADVDDVDTTVVEQCLNGSWKSMRRQVTEEKMMARHNGISVTPGFIVYNPESGEAETITGAQPYERFRSTIESVQNA; from the coding sequence ATGAGGACCAGACGGAACGTCCTCCTCTTCGGGGCGGGGACTGCCCTGGCGGGGGTTGGCGTCTCGCAGACGATCGGCGGGGCCGACAACGCCGAATCGGACGACGGGTCGAGTGGGCCCCCCATCGCTAATGTCGCCGTTCACGCGTCGGATTCGACCACTTCGTTCGACATCGAGCTCGCCGGTACACCTATCGTCGGCTCGCCGGACGCACCCCTCGATCTCTACTACTGGAGCGACTATCAGTGTCCGTTCTGCGGGCGTGTCGAGGAGGACGTACTGCCGCAACTTCTCGCCAACGAGATCGAAGCCGACACGGTTCGTATGCCGCTCCTGGAGTTTCCGAACATCGGTGACGACTCCCTGACCGCGGCGGTCGCCTCGCGGTGCGTGTGGCGGCAGGTCCGCGACTCTAATCCAAACGCGTTCCTCCGGTGGCACGCCGCCGTCTTCGACGCACAGGGCGAACCGAACTCGGGGTGGGCGAACCGGGAAAACCTCCTCGAGATCACCGCTGACGTCGATGACGTCGACACCACCGTGGTCGAACAGTGCCTGAACGGGAGCTGGAAATCGATGCGGAGACAGGTGACCGAGGAGAAGATGATGGCTCGCCACAACGGTATTAGCGTGACCCCTGGGTTCATCGTGTACAACCCCGAGTCGGGGGAGGCGGAGACGATCACCGGGGCACAACCGTACGAGCGGTTCCGGTCGACGATCGAGTCGGTCCAGAACGCATGA
- the sugE gene encoding quaternary ammonium compound efflux SMR transporter SugE: MAWYILILAGLFEIGWAIGLGYSDGLSKPLPTLGTVAALVVSMVLLAQAVKDLPVGTAYAVWTGIGAVGTASLGILLFDEPATSPRIACIGVIVVGIVGLHVTSGGH, translated from the coding sequence ATGGCCTGGTACATCTTGATACTCGCTGGACTGTTCGAAATCGGGTGGGCGATCGGGCTCGGCTACTCTGACGGCCTCTCGAAACCACTCCCGACGCTCGGCACCGTCGCCGCGCTCGTCGTCAGTATGGTGCTGCTCGCGCAAGCCGTGAAAGACCTCCCCGTGGGAACGGCGTATGCGGTCTGGACCGGGATTGGAGCCGTCGGGACGGCCTCGCTCGGGATCCTCCTCTTCGACGAGCCGGCCACGTCCCCCCGAATCGCCTGCATCGGGGTGATCGTCGTTGGGATCGTCGGGCTTCACGTCACCTCGGGAGGGCACTGA
- a CDS encoding rubrerythrin-like domain-containing protein, which produces MHDVPNDSATESAYECLNCGTIVTATSHPGPCPECGEEMQNRAMSLE; this is translated from the coding sequence ATGCACGACGTTCCAAACGATTCCGCGACGGAGTCCGCGTACGAGTGCCTGAACTGCGGGACGATCGTCACGGCCACGTCGCACCCTGGCCCGTGCCCGGAATGCGGTGAGGAGATGCAGAACCGCGCGATGTCCCTCGAGTAA
- a CDS encoding ArsR/SmtB family transcription factor codes for MSVEVDPAEVLGLLYDEYARSILMRTSSKPMSADQLADACDASISTVYRRVDELEELGLIHGEEQYDPNGDHYRTFEAVVDHVGIDIEDGDLSVTMSRSENRADRFTRAWENLREDE; via the coding sequence ATGAGTGTGGAGGTGGACCCGGCGGAGGTGCTCGGCCTGCTCTACGACGAGTACGCACGGTCCATCCTCATGCGGACGAGTAGCAAACCGATGTCAGCCGACCAACTCGCGGACGCCTGCGACGCATCGATTTCGACGGTCTACCGACGGGTGGACGAACTGGAGGAACTCGGATTGATTCACGGCGAAGAACAGTACGACCCGAACGGCGATCACTATCGGACGTTCGAGGCGGTGGTCGACCACGTCGGCATCGATATCGAGGACGGAGACCTCTCGGTCACGATGTCTCGATCGGAGAACAGGGCCGACAGATTCACTCGGGCATGGGAGAACCTCCGGGAGGACGAATGA
- the gdhB gene encoding glutamate dehydrogenase GdhB codes for MTSNSTASEVASQSGDQSEEPAQRTAIRQLNHAAEHLDVHPNIVERLKHPAHVHEVNIPLVRDDGTLDVYTGYRVQHDSVRGPYKGGLRYHPAVTREECIGLSMWMTWKCAVMDLPFGGAKGGVVVDPKDLSEVELERLTRRFTEEIRGAIGPNKDIPAPDMGTDARVMAWLMDAYSMQEGETMPGVVTGKPPVIGGSEGREEAPGRSVALITREACEYYDYPLEQTTIAVQGFGSVGANAARLLDDWGATVVAISDVNGAAYDPGGIPVHEIPSHDEEPEAVTEYANTHAENVITNEELLELDVDVLIPAAIGNVLTEANADDVRAAMIVEGANGPTTSTADTIFEERGIPVVPDILANAGGVTVSYFEWLQDINRRSWSLERVHRELEAEMTAAWEAVRTAVDERDVTWRDAAYMVALDRVGRAHDARGIWP; via the coding sequence ATGACCTCCAACTCGACTGCATCGGAAGTCGCATCTCAGAGCGGAGACCAGTCCGAAGAACCAGCCCAGCGGACGGCGATCCGCCAGCTCAACCACGCCGCCGAACACCTCGACGTCCATCCGAACATCGTCGAACGCCTGAAACATCCCGCACACGTCCACGAGGTCAACATCCCGCTCGTCCGGGACGACGGGACGCTGGACGTGTACACTGGCTACCGAGTTCAACATGACAGTGTCCGCGGGCCGTACAAGGGCGGCCTCCGCTATCACCCCGCCGTCACCCGGGAGGAGTGCATCGGCCTCTCGATGTGGATGACCTGGAAGTGCGCCGTGATGGACCTCCCGTTCGGCGGAGCGAAAGGCGGCGTCGTCGTCGACCCAAAGGACCTGAGCGAGGTGGAACTCGAGCGACTCACGCGTCGCTTCACGGAGGAGATCCGCGGTGCCATCGGGCCGAACAAGGACATCCCTGCCCCGGACATGGGAACTGACGCGCGGGTGATGGCGTGGCTGATGGACGCCTACAGCATGCAGGAGGGAGAGACGATGCCGGGCGTGGTCACCGGGAAACCACCCGTTATCGGCGGGAGCGAGGGTCGGGAGGAAGCCCCCGGTCGGAGCGTCGCGCTCATCACTCGCGAGGCGTGCGAGTATTACGACTACCCGCTCGAACAGACAACCATCGCTGTGCAGGGATTCGGCAGCGTCGGTGCCAATGCTGCTCGGTTGCTCGACGACTGGGGGGCAACAGTCGTGGCGATCAGTGACGTCAACGGTGCCGCGTACGACCCCGGTGGGATCCCGGTTCACGAGATCCCTTCCCACGACGAGGAACCCGAAGCGGTCACGGAGTACGCGAACACACACGCCGAGAACGTCATCACCAATGAGGAACTACTGGAACTCGACGTCGACGTGTTGATCCCCGCGGCGATCGGCAACGTCCTCACCGAGGCGAACGCCGACGACGTCCGAGCGGCGATGATCGTCGAGGGCGCGAACGGGCCGACGACGAGTACCGCCGATACCATCTTCGAGGAACGAGGGATCCCGGTCGTCCCCGACATCCTGGCGAACGCGGGCGGCGTGACCGTCAGCTACTTTGAGTGGCTCCAGGACATCAATCGCCGGTCGTGGTCGCTCGAACGGGTACACAGGGAACTCGAGGCCGAGATGACCGCCGCGTGGGAGGCGGTCCGAACCGCGGTCGACGAGCGGGACGTCACGTGGCGTGACGCGGCGTACATGGTCGCGCTCGACCGGGTCGGTCGCGCACACGATGCGCGGGGGATCTGGCCGTAA
- a CDS encoding XapX domain-containing protein, giving the protein MTLQLVLALLAGVFTGALFSAIQVPIPAPPSLPGLLGIGGIFLGYKGVEWLGFQFDVLAAISGLF; this is encoded by the coding sequence ATGACGTTACAGCTCGTTCTGGCCCTGCTGGCGGGGGTTTTCACTGGAGCTTTGTTTAGTGCGATTCAGGTCCCGATTCCGGCACCACCGAGCCTTCCGGGTCTACTGGGGATCGGCGGCATCTTCCTCGGATACAAAGGAGTCGAGTGGCTGGGGTTTCAATTCGACGTCCTCGCGGCGATCAGCGGCCTCTTCTAG
- a CDS encoding DUF7521 family protein, whose protein sequence is MSLPLVLGNVLILGLGLLIAYQAFRGYRRNGSRMMFSIGVGFVLLSVGGVTGCSTFELLGLSFPGMEFLKTCLIGTGMSVISIALYR, encoded by the coding sequence ATGAGCCTCCCGCTCGTCCTCGGAAACGTCCTGATACTCGGACTCGGACTTCTCATCGCCTACCAGGCGTTCCGGGGGTACCGGCGGAACGGGAGTCGGATGATGTTCTCGATCGGCGTTGGCTTCGTCCTGCTGAGTGTCGGCGGTGTCACCGGCTGTTCGACGTTCGAACTGCTCGGCCTCTCCTTCCCGGGGATGGAGTTCCTGAAGACGTGTCTCATTGGAACGGGGATGTCCGTCATCTCGATCGCCCTCTACCGGTAA
- a CDS encoding DoxX family protein produces MPPSRLGRALYAGVLAYTAVENFQELEGRIEYARAKDVPLPDVLVPLASGMFLLGSVGVLLWRAPRLAAAAMVAWFVGITPTMHDFWNHDDETRQTEQVQFLKNTALLGAALMLLVRAFSEDEPDETT; encoded by the coding sequence ATGCCCCCGTCCCGACTCGGACGCGCGCTGTACGCCGGTGTGCTCGCCTACACCGCGGTCGAGAACTTCCAGGAGCTCGAGGGCCGTATCGAGTACGCCCGGGCCAAGGACGTGCCCCTCCCGGACGTTCTCGTCCCGCTCGCGAGCGGGATGTTCCTCCTCGGCAGCGTCGGCGTCCTCCTGTGGCGTGCGCCGCGACTCGCTGCCGCGGCGATGGTCGCATGGTTCGTCGGAATCACGCCGACGATGCACGACTTCTGGAACCACGACGACGAGACCCGACAGACCGAGCAGGTCCAGTTCCTCAAGAACACGGCCCTGCTCGGGGCGGCCCTGATGCTGCTCGTCCGCGCCTTCTCCGAGGACGAACCCGACGAAACCACCTGA
- a CDS encoding glycoside hydrolase family 2 TIM barrel-domain containing protein, whose amino-acid sequence MDDWLDPRTVGRNRLDPHVDVLPYPDAETARTGVRTNSPWVTSLNGEWKFDLAATPSHAPEAFQERTFDTSDWDGIEVPSNWQTQGYGAPHYTNVVYPFPLDPPHVPTENPTASYRRTFHVDEDWDDRQVRLHFEGVDSAFHVWVNGERVGYSEGARLPSEFDVSEYVEPGENTIAVRVYKWSNGSYIEDQDMWWLSGIFREVYAYAVPKTHVSDVDVRTELDDEYADARLRATIDLTNVGESEETAGVETTLLDESGTVVAESNDTATVESGGTVAVTFSTTVDDPALWSAETPTCYTLLVALADGDGSVTEVVPETIGFRQVGITDGQFRINGEAVTIRGVNRHDFHPDRGRAVPIETMREDVEMMKRHNINAVRTAHYPNDTRFYDLCDEYGLYVLDETDIECHGMELADDTVHISDDPDWEATYVDRMVRMIERDKNHPSVVIWSLGNESGFGAHHETMADVTRERDPTRPIHYEEDFDQEVTDIVGPMYPPLEQLEAWAAEDDPDHPVIPCEYAHAMGNGPGSLTEYWDLFYEHDRLQGGFVWDWIDQGLRQTTEDGEEWFAYGGDFGDEPNDANFNINGLVFPNRDPSPGLVEYKKVIEPVTLAAAALEHGELTVENRYDFRSLDHLRATWRVEADGKVVESDTVDLPDVAAGERGTVNVPVTAGDFGDDAEYLLTVDVSLASRTKWAPAGHTISTGQFTLPVEGKPATPAVGDESPLTCETTDEGIVISNAQFELVFDDTYGVVDSLAYHGRQVLSDGPHVGLWRAPTDNDEGLPLAWTLLTRLREIYEQEELIEHGDIRTIGFAQLWQEHGLDRLGFRTDEVRHEVRGDEAVEITVEGRLAPPIFDHGFTTEQTYTARDTGALEIETRLEPEGDLSQLPSLPRVGLDLTLPTDFDHVTWYGRGPGESYVDSKQSSLVGRYDCSVADLHTPYVRPQENGKRTDVRWATFTDQRGVGVSVTGDSLLDVTAHQYTIEDLEDADHTHELPRRDEVSVSLDYVHCGLGTGSCGPPTLEQYRVDPDTFEFVVEIRPFVAD is encoded by the coding sequence ATGGACGATTGGCTCGACCCGCGGACAGTGGGGCGTAATCGGTTAGATCCACACGTGGACGTATTGCCGTATCCGGACGCGGAGACCGCCCGGACCGGTGTCCGGACGAACTCCCCCTGGGTGACGTCGTTGAACGGCGAGTGGAAGTTCGATCTGGCGGCGACGCCGAGCCACGCGCCCGAGGCGTTCCAGGAACGGACGTTCGATACGAGCGACTGGGACGGGATCGAAGTCCCGTCGAACTGGCAGACACAGGGGTACGGAGCGCCCCACTACACGAACGTTGTCTATCCGTTTCCGCTAGATCCACCTCACGTGCCGACGGAGAACCCCACAGCGTCGTACCGACGGACGTTCCACGTCGACGAGGACTGGGACGACCGGCAGGTGCGACTTCACTTCGAGGGCGTCGATTCCGCGTTCCACGTCTGGGTGAACGGTGAGCGGGTGGGCTACAGCGAGGGAGCCCGACTCCCCTCGGAGTTCGACGTCAGCGAGTACGTCGAACCTGGAGAGAACACGATCGCCGTCCGCGTCTACAAGTGGTCGAACGGGAGTTACATCGAAGACCAGGATATGTGGTGGCTCAGCGGCATCTTCCGGGAGGTGTACGCCTACGCCGTCCCGAAGACGCACGTCTCGGACGTCGATGTCCGGACGGAGTTGGACGACGAGTATGCCGACGCACGTCTCCGGGCGACGATCGACCTGACGAACGTGGGCGAGAGCGAGGAAACTGCCGGCGTCGAGACGACGCTCCTCGACGAGTCTGGAACGGTTGTCGCAGAGTCGAACGACACCGCGACCGTCGAATCCGGGGGCACTGTGGCTGTCACCTTCTCGACGACTGTCGACGACCCCGCCCTCTGGTCGGCCGAAACGCCGACCTGTTACACGCTTCTGGTCGCGCTGGCGGACGGGGACGGAAGCGTAACCGAGGTCGTTCCGGAAACGATCGGCTTCCGGCAGGTCGGGATTACGGACGGCCAGTTCCGCATCAACGGGGAAGCCGTGACGATCCGTGGCGTGAACCGCCACGACTTCCACCCCGACCGGGGCCGCGCCGTGCCCATCGAGACGATGCGGGAAGACGTCGAGATGATGAAGCGGCACAACATCAACGCGGTGCGGACGGCCCACTACCCCAACGACACGCGCTTCTACGATCTGTGCGACGAATACGGACTCTACGTCCTTGACGAGACGGACATCGAGTGCCACGGCATGGAACTGGCCGACGACACCGTGCACATCAGCGACGATCCGGATTGGGAGGCCACCTACGTCGATCGGATGGTGCGAATGATCGAACGGGACAAGAACCATCCGAGCGTCGTCATCTGGTCGCTAGGCAACGAATCGGGGTTCGGTGCCCACCACGAGACGATGGCCGACGTGACCCGCGAGCGGGACCCGACGCGTCCGATCCACTACGAGGAGGACTTCGACCAGGAGGTGACCGATATCGTCGGCCCGATGTACCCGCCGCTGGAGCAACTCGAAGCGTGGGCCGCCGAGGACGACCCCGACCACCCGGTCATCCCCTGTGAGTACGCACACGCGATGGGGAACGGTCCTGGGAGCCTCACCGAGTACTGGGACCTCTTCTACGAGCACGACCGGCTGCAAGGGGGATTCGTCTGGGACTGGATCGACCAGGGGCTCCGTCAGACCACCGAAGACGGGGAGGAGTGGTTCGCCTACGGTGGTGATTTCGGCGACGAGCCGAACGACGCGAACTTCAACATCAACGGCCTCGTCTTCCCGAATCGAGATCCCTCGCCCGGCCTGGTCGAGTACAAGAAGGTCATCGAGCCAGTCACGCTAGCTGCGGCTGCCCTCGAACACGGCGAACTGACCGTCGAAAACCGGTACGACTTCCGGTCGCTCGACCACCTTCGGGCTACCTGGCGTGTCGAAGCCGACGGAAAGGTCGTAGAGAGCGACACCGTCGACCTGCCCGACGTGGCCGCCGGCGAACGTGGGACGGTGAACGTTCCGGTCACGGCTGGGGACTTCGGCGACGACGCGGAGTACCTGCTTACCGTCGACGTTTCACTGGCGAGTCGGACCAAGTGGGCTCCGGCGGGTCACACCATCTCGACTGGACAGTTCACGCTGCCAGTCGAGGGCAAACCGGCGACGCCAGCCGTGGGGGACGAGTCCCCGCTCACCTGTGAGACGACCGACGAGGGGATCGTCATCTCGAACGCGCAGTTCGAACTCGTGTTCGACGACACCTACGGCGTCGTCGACTCGCTGGCGTATCATGGTCGACAAGTGCTCTCCGATGGACCGCATGTTGGCCTCTGGCGGGCCCCGACTGACAACGACGAGGGGCTTCCGCTCGCCTGGACGTTGCTCACCCGCCTCCGGGAGATCTACGAGCAGGAGGAGCTGATCGAACACGGTGACATCAGGACCATCGGGTTCGCACAGCTCTGGCAGGAGCACGGGCTCGATCGCCTCGGGTTCCGGACCGACGAAGTCCGGCACGAGGTTCGCGGCGACGAAGCCGTCGAGATCACCGTCGAAGGACGGCTCGCCCCGCCGATCTTCGACCACGGCTTTACGACGGAACAAACGTACACGGCTCGGGACACCGGCGCACTCGAGATCGAGACACGACTCGAACCGGAGGGCGATCTGTCACAGCTTCCCTCCTTGCCCCGCGTCGGGCTCGACCTGACGCTTCCCACCGACTTCGACCACGTCACCTGGTACGGACGGGGCCCCGGGGAATCATACGTTGACAGCAAGCAGTCGTCCCTCGTCGGGCGATACGACTGTTCGGTTGCAGATCTGCACACGCCGTACGTCCGGCCCCAGGAGAACGGGAAGCGCACGGACGTGCGATGGGCGACGTTCACCGACCAGCGGGGCGTGGGAGTGTCCGTAACGGGAGACTCACTGCTCGACGTCACCGCCCACCAGTACACGATCGAGGATCTGGAGGACGCCGATCACACCCACGAGCTTCCGCGCCGTGACGAGGTTTCCGTGTCGCTCGATTACGTCCACTGTGGCCTTGGAACTGGAAGCTGTGGCCCGCCGACGCTCGAGCAGTACCGCGTCGACCCGGACACGTTCGAGTTCGTCGTCGAGATCCGGCCGTTCGTCGCCGACTGA
- a CDS encoding HK97 gp10 family phage protein, with translation MNRRDFVLTALGASGAIAAAGAAILDIGPRGSDEAGPANDSDGHGPNGTPTPTTTESPQRSPTGTETSTATDTESPPGTSTESGTATTDTTSTETRGATRTETPRGTATETPGSTGTGTGTSPTSTPGARDGIEVEGTSQSGDDTRVVVELTNTNDYAVYVEAAVTWQFEGGETDSQTRAGVIAPSGSDTRQYSTDQQGTVTEWNVTLPTVQRI, from the coding sequence ATGAACCGGCGAGACTTCGTCCTGACCGCGCTCGGAGCCAGTGGGGCGATCGCGGCGGCGGGGGCGGCCATCCTGGACATCGGCCCCAGGGGCAGCGACGAAGCAGGCCCTGCCAACGACTCCGACGGCCACGGGCCGAACGGGACGCCGACCCCGACGACGACCGAGTCACCGCAACGCTCGCCCACCGGAACCGAGACGTCGACGGCCACCGACACCGAGTCCCCGCCCGGCACGTCCACCGAGTCGGGGACTGCCACGACGGATACCACGAGCACCGAAACGCGAGGTGCCACGCGGACGGAGACGCCGCGGGGTACAGCGACCGAGACGCCGGGCTCGACGGGGACGGGAACGGGGACGAGCCCGACATCGACCCCGGGGGCGCGTGACGGTATCGAGGTGGAGGGGACCTCCCAGTCCGGCGACGACACGCGAGTGGTGGTGGAGTTGACCAACACCAACGACTACGCGGTGTACGTCGAGGCCGCCGTCACCTGGCAGTTCGAGGGAGGGGAGACGGACTCGCAGACCCGCGCGGGAGTGATCGCGCCGTCGGGCAGCGACACCCGGCAGTACTCCACCGACCAGCAGGGCACCGTGACGGAGTGGAACGTGACGCTCCCGACGGTACAGCGGATCTGA
- a CDS encoding IclR family transcriptional regulator yields the protein MTTDPATVKATETSFHIIELLEQKQGAGISELAREVGLSKSGVYKHVQTLTRLGYLVREGDDYYLSNRFLSLGRRARGRLPLETIREVTSNLAATAGHTSSFIVHENDRGVYALRIGTEEEHDEITEGDVAPLHATAGGKAILAFLPGDERARILDGTGLDAYTDKTIVDEQELEHELRSVRDQRIAFDREEFLEGHQCVASPVVRGDGTPVGAVSVTGNVHHMSGKRLEEDVTGLVTSAAKAIENELLSA from the coding sequence ATGACCACCGACCCGGCCACGGTGAAAGCCACGGAAACCAGCTTCCACATCATCGAGCTCCTGGAGCAAAAACAGGGAGCCGGGATAAGCGAACTTGCCCGGGAAGTCGGACTCTCGAAGAGCGGGGTCTATAAGCACGTTCAGACGCTCACTCGGCTGGGATACCTCGTTCGTGAGGGTGACGATTACTACCTCAGTAATCGATTTCTCAGTCTCGGCCGACGCGCTCGCGGACGGCTTCCACTGGAAACGATACGCGAAGTCACCAGTAATCTCGCCGCAACAGCGGGACATACGTCGAGCTTCATCGTCCACGAGAACGACCGCGGCGTGTACGCACTTCGGATCGGCACTGAAGAGGAACACGACGAGATCACGGAGGGTGATGTCGCTCCGTTGCACGCGACGGCCGGTGGAAAGGCTATCCTCGCGTTTCTTCCGGGCGACGAACGTGCTCGCATCCTCGACGGTACCGGTCTCGACGCGTACACGGACAAGACGATCGTCGACGAACAGGAGCTAGAACACGAACTCCGCTCCGTCCGTGATCAGCGGATCGCGTTCGATCGCGAGGAATTCCTCGAGGGGCACCAGTGTGTCGCGTCGCCGGTCGTCAGGGGCGACGGTACCCCGGTTGGCGCAGTGAGTGTCACCGGGAACGTCCATCACATGTCCGGTAAACGCCTCGAGGAGGACGTCACTGGACTCGTCACCAGTGCTGCCAAGGCCATCGAGAACGAACTGCTCTCGGCCTGA
- the dgoD gene encoding galactonate dehydratase yields the protein MSYITDYELFEVPPRWLMLRIETADGTVGWGEPVVEGRAHTVRAAVEELMDTYLLGENPTRIEDHWQTMYRGGFYRGGPVLMSAIAGIDQALWDIKGKQLGAPVHELLGGPARDRIRVYQWIGGDRPSEVAEEAETKVEAGFTALKMNATAEIERVDDPATVDAAVNRLHEVRDAVGDEIDVGVDFHGRVSKPMAKRLAEALEPYEPMFIEEPVLPEHNDALPQIAEHTTIPIATGERMYSRWDFKEILEDGTVDVIQPDLSHAGGITEVKKIAAMAEAYDVALAPHCPLGPIALASCVQVDACSPNALIQEQSLNIHYNDTGDVLDYLADPSVFEYDNGYVTIPDNPGLGIEINEDYVRDQSEKTVNWHNPVWRHPDGSVAEW from the coding sequence ATGTCGTACATTACAGATTACGAACTATTCGAAGTACCACCTCGGTGGCTCATGCTCCGGATCGAGACCGCCGATGGAACCGTTGGTTGGGGAGAGCCAGTTGTCGAGGGTCGCGCGCACACTGTCCGGGCAGCCGTCGAGGAGCTCATGGACACGTACTTGCTCGGTGAGAACCCGACTCGGATCGAAGACCACTGGCAGACGATGTACCGCGGCGGATTCTACCGCGGTGGTCCGGTGCTCATGTCCGCCATCGCGGGCATCGATCAGGCGCTGTGGGACATCAAGGGAAAGCAACTGGGTGCCCCGGTCCACGAACTGCTCGGCGGTCCTGCGCGTGACCGTATCCGCGTCTACCAGTGGATCGGAGGGGACCGTCCCTCGGAGGTGGCCGAGGAGGCGGAGACGAAAGTCGAGGCGGGGTTCACCGCCCTGAAGATGAACGCCACCGCGGAGATCGAACGTGTCGACGACCCGGCGACAGTCGACGCAGCGGTCAATCGCCTGCACGAAGTTCGCGATGCGGTCGGCGACGAAATCGACGTCGGCGTCGACTTCCACGGGCGGGTCTCAAAGCCGATGGCAAAGCGTCTGGCCGAGGCATTAGAACCATACGAACCGATGTTCATCGAGGAACCAGTCCTCCCAGAACACAACGATGCCCTCCCTCAGATCGCCGAGCACACAACGATCCCTATCGCGACGGGCGAACGAATGTACTCCAGATGGGATTTCAAGGAGATACTCGAGGACGGTACCGTGGACGTCATCCAGCCCGATCTTTCCCACGCGGGCGGGATTACCGAGGTGAAGAAAATCGCAGCGATGGCCGAAGCGTATGACGTCGCACTTGCCCCCCACTGTCCCCTTGGCCCCATCGCACTCGCTTCGTGTGTTCAGGTGGACGCGTGTTCGCCCAACGCCCTCATTCAGGAGCAAAGCCTGAACATTCACTACAACGACACCGGTGATGTCCTTGACTACCTGGCTGATCCCTCCGTGTTCGAGTACGACAACGGGTACGTAACGATTCCCGACAACCCCGGTCTCGGCATCGAGATCAATGAGGACTACGTTCGAGACCAGTCAGAGAAGACGGTAAACTGGCACAACCCCGTGTGGCGCCACCCCGACGGTAGCGTCGCGGAGTGGTAG
- a CDS encoding DUF2182 domain-containing protein has protein sequence MTPRGERSRHRLASTRSSVGDYLARRLPVVALVSYVTGLLAWVAVIDRWLPMPGVVTDMRMSDPGVPEAMALSNGVAGVSLYLLMWGVMMVAMMFPSSVPLFRLYSRTLEGTTTAGKATRVGSVMGTYALVWTLTGFVPLLVNSVVPITALSTEHGGPLLGGTLLLLSGYQLSPYKDRCLRQCRSPLGFLMGHHRPGVRGAIRMSWQFSVFCVGCCWALFALMVVVGSMNIVWMALIAVVLSLERTVSWGTHLAKGVGVVAGMVGSVLLLISLL, from the coding sequence ATGACGCCGAGGGGGGAGCGCTCCCGCCACCGGCTCGCGTCCACACGTAGCTCGGTCGGCGACTACCTCGCCCGCCGCCTGCCAGTCGTCGCGCTCGTCTCCTACGTGACCGGGTTGCTCGCCTGGGTGGCGGTCATCGACCGCTGGCTCCCGATGCCAGGGGTGGTGACGGACATGCGGATGTCCGATCCCGGGGTGCCGGAGGCGATGGCGCTCTCGAACGGGGTCGCCGGCGTCTCCCTGTACCTGCTCATGTGGGGCGTGATGATGGTCGCGATGATGTTTCCGTCGTCGGTCCCGCTCTTCCGGCTGTACTCCAGGACGCTCGAGGGGACGACGACCGCGGGTAAAGCGACGCGGGTCGGGTCGGTCATGGGAACGTACGCGCTCGTGTGGACGCTGACGGGGTTCGTTCCCCTCCTCGTCAACAGCGTGGTACCGATCACCGCTCTTTCCACCGAACACGGGGGGCCACTGCTGGGCGGGACGCTGCTGCTCCTCTCGGGGTACCAGCTTTCACCGTACAAGGACCGATGTCTGCGCCAGTGTCGATCGCCGCTCGGCTTCCTCATGGGTCACCACCGGCCGGGCGTTCGCGGGGCGATCCGGATGAGCTGGCAGTTCAGCGTCTTCTGCGTCGGGTGCTGTTGGGCGCTGTTCGCGCTGATGGTGGTCGTCGGCTCGATGAACATCGTCTGGATGGCACTCATCGCGGTCGTGCTCTCGCTCGAACGGACGGTTTCGTGGGGAACGCACCTGGCCAAGGGGGTCGGGGTAGTCGCTGGTATGGTCGGGAGCGTCCTCCTCCTGATCTCCCTGTTGTAG